The following proteins come from a genomic window of Corallococcus sp. NCRR:
- a CDS encoding isopenicillin N synthase family dioxygenase yields MSRSARRIPTVNLSHYRSGTPEERARFVQVFGDALKEFGFVTVEGHGVEDALIRRTYADVERFFQLPESTKTRYAVPERPGQRGFMAFGQEHAKNRKVGDLKEFWHVGRELPAGHPYRDDYGPNVWPEEVPTFRDNTLTLYRELDDAATVMLQALADYLGIARNTFSDMTVDGNSVLRLIHYPPLKDRFIPGAVRAAEHEDINFITLLCEGTAGGLELLTRDGEWIPVDTLRGQIVVDSGDMLSRVMNGVIPSTTHRVVNPPSTEQDTVRYSMPFFVHPFSDCILKPLPQTETPDNPARHPPITADAFLKQRLRELGFLK; encoded by the coding sequence ATGTCCCGCTCGGCCCGACGCATCCCCACCGTGAACCTGTCCCACTACCGCTCCGGCACTCCCGAGGAGCGGGCCCGCTTCGTCCAGGTGTTTGGCGACGCGCTCAAGGAGTTCGGCTTCGTGACCGTGGAGGGCCACGGCGTCGAGGACGCGCTCATCCGCCGCACGTACGCGGACGTGGAGCGCTTCTTCCAGCTGCCGGAGTCCACCAAGACGCGCTACGCGGTGCCGGAGCGTCCGGGGCAGCGGGGCTTCATGGCGTTCGGCCAGGAGCACGCGAAGAACCGCAAGGTGGGGGACCTGAAGGAGTTCTGGCACGTGGGCCGCGAGCTGCCCGCGGGCCACCCGTACCGTGACGACTACGGCCCCAACGTCTGGCCGGAGGAGGTGCCCACCTTCCGCGACAACACGCTGACGCTCTACCGGGAGCTGGACGACGCGGCGACGGTGATGCTCCAGGCGCTGGCGGACTACCTGGGCATCGCGCGCAACACGTTCAGCGACATGACGGTGGACGGCAACTCCGTGCTGCGGCTCATCCATTACCCGCCGCTGAAGGACCGCTTCATCCCGGGCGCGGTGCGCGCGGCGGAGCACGAGGACATCAACTTCATCACGCTCTTGTGCGAGGGCACGGCCGGCGGCCTGGAGCTGCTCACGCGCGACGGCGAGTGGATTCCCGTGGACACGCTGCGCGGGCAGATTGTCGTGGACTCGGGCGACATGCTCAGCCGGGTGATGAACGGCGTCATCCCGTCCACCACGCACCGGGTGGTGAACCCGCCCAGCACGGAGCAGGACACCGTGCGCTACTCGATGCCCTTCTTCGTGCACCCGTTCTCCGACTGCATCCTGAAGCCGCTGCCGCAGACGGAGACGCCGGACAACCCCGCGCGCCACCCGCCCATCACCGCGGACGCGTTCCTCAAACAGCGCCTGCGCGAGCTGGGCTTCCTCAAGTAG
- a CDS encoding serine/threonine-protein kinase, with the protein MAEVARNERTCSACGRGHGEGTSCDTLVRAAGGGPGRAVEPPAAVAAADEVDPLVGTQMGSFRLVRRVGRGGMGSVYLAEHVSIGSRVAVKVLHEHLTRYPELVQRFHAEARAVNLIGHENIVSIFDLNASAPRPYLIMEFLEGAPLSAWVGTPMSAGAVVPMLMQVCDALHAAHARGIVHRDLKPDNIFLVKRGRGMPFVKVLDFGIAKLVDASMPETVAGIIVGTPEYMAPEQSLSRRLDGRADLYAVGVIAYQLLTGRLPFPDEGLTAQLVAHQTRTPPAPRSICPSVPPALEAVVLRALAKTPEERFPHALALRAALEQAIATRPPSPRAAVGGPRPVQGGGSPGTPVTAPRRTPPLAPPGASGGKTLPLPVQVVLQPGAQPRAFTGSDLSRGGVFLHATGELPPLFAQVQVVLPLSTGPLSVSCEVVRHVSPEQAQAWSMRPGFGVQFVAPSAALKARVEQHLAGATASPPPAPRELPDDAEAERVLAMWRGQLAGEGTHYTVLGLSPDVELESARERARELWGALSALRQRPLSRGQRSRLESMLIRVRDAGDTLGMPMRRARYDARLGNARGVARCLEAGLTAVQAEALRREYLAEQPRAVGTARVHFLTGNALERDGQLQRALESYERGLALDPLEWEYHQRRRVVDRALGARLSGARNERARFPGEGTGP; encoded by the coding sequence ATGGCCGAAGTCGCGAGGAACGAGCGCACGTGTTCAGCGTGCGGGCGGGGACATGGCGAGGGGACGTCGTGCGACACGCTCGTCCGGGCGGCGGGGGGCGGCCCGGGCAGGGCCGTGGAGCCGCCGGCCGCCGTGGCCGCGGCGGACGAGGTGGACCCGCTGGTGGGGACCCAGATGGGCAGCTTCCGGCTGGTGCGCCGGGTGGGCCGGGGCGGCATGGGGTCCGTCTACCTGGCCGAGCACGTGTCCATTGGCAGCCGCGTGGCGGTGAAGGTGCTCCACGAACACCTGACGCGCTACCCGGAGCTGGTGCAGCGCTTCCACGCCGAGGCCCGGGCGGTGAACCTCATCGGGCACGAGAACATCGTCAGCATCTTCGACCTCAACGCCTCCGCGCCCCGGCCGTACCTCATCATGGAGTTCCTGGAGGGGGCGCCCCTGTCGGCGTGGGTGGGGACGCCCATGTCCGCCGGGGCGGTGGTGCCCATGCTGATGCAGGTGTGTGACGCGCTGCATGCGGCGCACGCGCGGGGCATCGTCCACCGCGACCTGAAGCCGGACAACATCTTCCTGGTGAAGCGCGGGCGGGGGATGCCGTTCGTGAAGGTGCTCGACTTCGGCATCGCGAAGCTGGTGGACGCGAGCATGCCGGAGACGGTGGCGGGCATCATCGTGGGCACGCCGGAGTACATGGCCCCGGAGCAGTCCCTGAGCCGGCGCCTGGACGGCCGCGCGGACCTGTACGCGGTGGGCGTCATCGCCTACCAGCTGCTTACCGGGCGGCTGCCCTTCCCCGACGAGGGGCTCACCGCCCAGCTCGTGGCGCACCAGACGCGCACGCCTCCGGCCCCGCGCTCCATCTGCCCCTCGGTGCCGCCCGCGCTGGAGGCGGTGGTGCTGCGCGCGCTGGCGAAGACGCCGGAGGAGCGCTTCCCCCACGCGCTCGCCCTGCGGGCCGCGTTGGAGCAGGCGATCGCCACGCGGCCTCCGTCGCCGCGCGCGGCCGTGGGCGGTCCCCGTCCCGTGCAGGGCGGGGGCTCCCCGGGGACCCCCGTCACGGCGCCCCGGCGCACCCCGCCGCTGGCCCCGCCGGGCGCGTCCGGGGGAAAGACGCTCCCGTTGCCCGTGCAGGTGGTGCTGCAGCCGGGCGCGCAGCCCCGGGCCTTCACGGGGTCGGACCTGTCGCGCGGCGGGGTGTTCCTGCACGCCACGGGGGAGCTGCCCCCGCTGTTCGCCCAGGTCCAGGTGGTGCTGCCGCTGTCCACCGGGCCGCTGTCCGTCTCGTGTGAGGTGGTGCGCCACGTCTCCCCCGAGCAGGCCCAGGCCTGGAGCATGCGCCCGGGCTTCGGCGTGCAGTTCGTCGCGCCGTCCGCCGCGCTGAAGGCCCGCGTGGAGCAGCACCTCGCGGGCGCCACCGCCTCTCCGCCCCCCGCGCCCCGGGAGCTCCCAGACGACGCCGAGGCCGAGCGCGTCCTGGCGATGTGGCGCGGACAGCTGGCGGGGGAGGGCACGCACTACACGGTGCTGGGGCTTTCACCGGACGTGGAGCTGGAGTCCGCGCGAGAGCGGGCGCGCGAGCTGTGGGGCGCCCTGTCCGCGCTGCGGCAGCGGCCCCTGTCGCGCGGACAGCGCTCGCGCCTGGAGTCCATGCTGATCCGCGTGAGGGACGCGGGCGACACCCTGGGCATGCCGATGCGCCGGGCCCGCTACGACGCCCGGCTGGGCAATGCCCGGGGCGTGGCGCGGTGCCTGGAGGCGGGCCTCACCGCCGTCCAGGCGGAGGCCCTTCGCCGCGAGTACCTGGCCGAGCAGCCCCGGGCGGTGGGCACCGCGCGGGTGCACTTCCTCACCGGCAACGCGCTGGAGCGCGACGGCCAGCTCCAGCGGGCGCTGGAGTCCTACGAGCGGGGCCTGGCGCTGGACCCCCTGGAGTGGGAGTACCACCAGCGCCGCCGGGTGGTGGACCGGGCGCTGGGCGCGCGCCTGTCGGGGGCCCGAAATGAAAGAGCCCGATTCCCTGGGGAGGGAACCGGGCCCTGA
- the rplU gene encoding 50S ribosomal protein L21, with translation MYAVIRTGGKQYRVAEGDVVRIEKIAGDIGAEVSFTEVLLLGGSESPKVGQPTVAGAKVVGKVLAQDKHRRVLHFRKEKEGWTRRRGHRQPYTEVKVTSISG, from the coding sequence ATGTACGCAGTCATTCGCACGGGCGGAAAGCAGTACCGCGTCGCCGAGGGCGACGTTGTCCGGATCGAGAAGATCGCCGGTGATATCGGCGCTGAGGTCTCGTTCACCGAGGTCCTCCTGCTGGGCGGCTCCGAGAGCCCGAAGGTGGGCCAGCCGACGGTGGCGGGCGCGAAGGTCGTGGGCAAGGTGCTGGCGCAGGACAAGCACCGCCGCGTCCTGCACTTCCGGAAGGAGAAGGAAGGCTGGACCCGCCGCCGTGGCCACCGCCAGCCGTACACCGAGGTGAAGGTCACCTCGATCTCCGGCTAG
- the rpmA gene encoding 50S ribosomal protein L27: MAHKKGQGSSRNGRDSNPQYRGVKVYGGETITAGSILVRQVGTVIHPGTNVKLGRDFTLFSTVDGVVKYERLGRDKKKVSVYPAAAEQASA; encoded by the coding sequence ATGGCCCATAAAAAAGGTCAGGGTTCTTCGCGCAACGGGCGTGATTCCAACCCGCAGTACCGTGGCGTGAAGGTGTACGGCGGTGAGACCATCACGGCGGGCAGCATCCTCGTCCGTCAGGTCGGCACGGTCATCCACCCGGGCACGAACGTGAAGCTCGGTCGCGACTTCACCCTCTTCTCGACGGTGGACGGCGTGGTGAAGTACGAGCGCCTCGGCCGCGACAAGAAGAAGGTGTCCGTGTACCCGGCCGCCGCCGAGCAGGCGAGCGCCTAG
- the obgE gene encoding GTPase ObgE, which yields MKFVDEVRIYVKAGDGGNGAVAFRREKFIERGGPNGGDGGNGGSVVFVANPQLTTLLDYRYQQHHRAKSGEHGMGSDCNGHGAEDLVLQVPVGTLIRNEQTGELLVDLSDPGQQFVAAKGGRGGLGNMNFATSTRQTPRFAQDGGKGEEITLRLELKLLADVGLLGFPNAGKSTFISRVSRARPKVADYPFTTLVPNLGMVQYKDSLSFVMADIPGIIEGASEGVGLGHQFLRHVERCKVLVHLIDMGAEGEGRKPLDDFNILNTELKKYSAELASKPQVVAANKLDLTEGRDRLGPFTEALRRRGIRVYPVSCATGEGMQPLMDAVAEVLFTGRTDKIHVEMPAKKSASKASAKKAPARKAPAKKAGARAAVKKAPAKKAAKQAARKAPAKKAAAKKAPAKKAVAKKTSRKPVAKKAARKAPVKKAPAKKAARKSPAKKSGGRR from the coding sequence ATGAAGTTCGTCGACGAAGTACGCATCTACGTGAAGGCGGGAGACGGCGGGAACGGCGCCGTGGCCTTCCGGCGTGAGAAGTTCATCGAGCGCGGCGGCCCCAACGGCGGGGACGGCGGCAATGGCGGCTCCGTGGTGTTCGTGGCGAACCCGCAGCTGACCACGCTCCTGGACTACCGCTACCAGCAGCACCACCGCGCCAAGAGCGGCGAGCACGGCATGGGCAGCGACTGCAACGGCCATGGCGCCGAGGACCTGGTCCTCCAGGTGCCGGTGGGCACGCTGATCCGCAACGAGCAGACGGGTGAGCTGCTGGTGGACCTGAGCGACCCGGGCCAGCAGTTCGTGGCGGCCAAGGGCGGCCGGGGCGGCCTGGGCAACATGAACTTCGCCACCTCCACGCGCCAGACGCCGCGCTTCGCGCAGGACGGCGGAAAGGGTGAGGAGATCACCCTGCGGCTGGAGCTGAAGCTGCTGGCGGACGTGGGCCTGCTGGGCTTCCCCAACGCGGGCAAGAGCACGTTCATCTCGCGGGTGAGCCGGGCTCGGCCGAAGGTGGCGGACTACCCGTTCACCACGCTGGTGCCGAACCTGGGCATGGTCCAGTACAAGGACAGCCTGTCCTTCGTGATGGCGGACATCCCCGGCATCATCGAGGGCGCCAGCGAGGGCGTGGGCCTGGGCCACCAGTTCCTGCGCCACGTGGAGCGCTGCAAGGTGCTGGTGCACCTCATCGACATGGGCGCCGAGGGCGAGGGCCGCAAGCCGCTGGACGACTTCAACATCCTGAACACCGAGCTGAAGAAGTACAGCGCGGAGCTGGCCAGCAAGCCGCAGGTGGTGGCCGCCAACAAGCTGGACCTGACCGAGGGCCGCGACCGGCTGGGGCCCTTCACGGAGGCGCTGCGCCGCCGGGGCATCCGCGTGTACCCGGTGTCCTGCGCCACGGGCGAAGGCATGCAGCCCCTGATGGACGCGGTGGCGGAGGTGCTCTTCACCGGCCGCACCGACAAGATCCACGTCGAGATGCCGGCGAAGAAGTCCGCCTCCAAGGCGTCCGCCAAGAAGGCTCCGGCCAGGAAGGCTCCGGCCAAGAAGGCGGGGGCCAGGGCCGCCGTGAAGAAGGCTCCTGCGAAGAAGGCCGCGAAGCAGGCGGCGCGCAAGGCTCCTGCGAAGAAGGCCGCCGCGAAGAAGGCTCCTGCGAAGAAGGCCGTCGCGAAGAAGACCTCGCGCAAGCCGGTGGCGAAGAAGGCCGCCCGCAAGGCACCGGTGAAGAAGGCCCCGGCGAAGAAGGCCGCCCGGAAGTCCCCGGCGAAGAAGTCCGGCGGGAGGCGCTGA
- a CDS encoding TrmH family RNA methyltransferase produces MAGGGPRYEKFERDVVEPEQFLLDVRKEKIDRVVSQRTRNFVVVLDRLEDNFNMAAVLRTCESMGVQEVHVVINPEAPFIPNSRVAQGCDKWLDVHLYKTFAECREHLKGRGFSLYASALREGATNLYSLRFDTKFAMVFGNERYGVSDDVLTGVDGTFWVPMKGFSQSLNISAAASASITRAVAWRDEHLAGGSGDLTPTEAQELRERFYLLGVKQRKRLVKATQR; encoded by the coding sequence ATGGCTGGTGGAGGCCCCCGCTACGAGAAGTTCGAGCGCGACGTCGTCGAGCCGGAGCAGTTCCTGCTCGACGTGCGGAAGGAGAAGATCGACCGCGTCGTCAGCCAGCGCACGCGCAACTTCGTGGTGGTGCTCGACCGGCTGGAGGACAACTTCAACATGGCCGCGGTGCTGCGCACCTGCGAGTCCATGGGCGTGCAGGAGGTGCACGTCGTCATCAACCCGGAAGCGCCCTTCATCCCCAACTCGCGGGTGGCCCAGGGCTGCGACAAGTGGTTGGACGTGCACCTCTACAAGACGTTCGCGGAGTGCCGCGAGCACCTGAAGGGGCGGGGCTTCAGCCTCTACGCGTCGGCGCTGCGCGAGGGGGCCACCAACCTCTACAGCCTGCGCTTCGACACGAAGTTCGCCATGGTGTTCGGCAACGAGCGCTACGGCGTGAGCGACGACGTGCTCACCGGCGTGGACGGCACCTTCTGGGTGCCCATGAAGGGCTTCAGCCAGAGCCTGAACATCTCCGCCGCCGCGTCCGCCAGCATCACCCGGGCGGTCGCCTGGCGGGACGAGCACCTGGCGGGGGGCTCCGGGGACCTGACGCCCACCGAGGCCCAGGAGCTGCGGGAGCGCTTCTACCTGCTGGGCGTGAAGCAGCGGAAGCGTCTGGTCAAAGCCACACAGCGGTGA
- a CDS encoding LolA family protein, protein MLLESLLFTLLTQAPTTAPAPKPAAAAKAPAAAPKDAGTAAMPPSAKQGDASVAANDTKPAPKPMAPEVKTLVDRMQAFYEKTGDFKAGFKQDYKYKAFRRTQTSTGTVTYKKPGLMRWEYENPSKRTFVLAGNKVYMHDPEAQTLSVAAMDTSQLSASVTFLFGQGKLADEFAITKGACKDCKGTLLVLDPLKNEPRFRQVRLEVDPSTAQVLKSTVVDPDGSENTIAFLDLKTNVGISADSFKLNPPEGTRVDDFTKKAQQ, encoded by the coding sequence ATGTTGCTGGAATCCCTGCTCTTCACGCTCCTCACGCAGGCCCCCACCACCGCGCCCGCGCCGAAGCCCGCGGCAGCCGCCAAGGCCCCCGCCGCCGCTCCCAAGGATGCCGGCACGGCCGCCATGCCCCCTTCGGCGAAGCAGGGCGACGCGAGCGTCGCCGCCAATGACACGAAGCCCGCTCCGAAGCCGATGGCGCCCGAGGTGAAGACGCTCGTGGACCGGATGCAGGCCTTCTACGAGAAGACGGGCGACTTCAAGGCGGGCTTCAAGCAGGACTACAAGTACAAGGCCTTCCGCCGCACGCAGACGTCCACGGGCACGGTGACCTACAAGAAGCCGGGCCTGATGCGCTGGGAGTACGAGAACCCGTCCAAGCGGACGTTCGTGCTCGCGGGCAACAAGGTCTACATGCACGACCCGGAGGCGCAGACGCTGTCGGTGGCGGCCATGGACACCAGCCAGCTGTCCGCGTCCGTGACGTTCCTCTTCGGCCAGGGGAAGCTGGCGGACGAGTTCGCCATCACCAAGGGCGCCTGCAAGGACTGCAAGGGCACGCTGCTGGTGCTGGATCCGCTGAAGAACGAGCCGCGCTTCCGCCAGGTGCGCCTGGAGGTGGACCCCTCGACGGCGCAGGTGCTCAAGAGCACGGTGGTGGATCCGGACGGCAGTGAGAACACCATCGCCTTCCTGGACCTGAAGACGAACGTGGGCATCTCCGCGGACAGCTTCAAGCTGAACCCGCCCGAGGGCACCCGCGTGGACGACTTCACCAAGAAGGCACAGCAGTAG
- the rimO gene encoding 30S ribosomal protein S12 methylthiotransferase RimO gives MTLGCPKNRVDSEVMLGTLRTRGYSLVQEASQAEVIVVNTCAFIGPAKQESVDSILEMAELKKSGACKTLVVTGCLSQRYGQELSQEMPEVDHFLGTSAYAQIGDLLAAEASPRQVIPDPDYIHNAETPRINSMPKYTAYLKISEGCDNACAFCIIPTLRGGQRSRTVQDIVAEARKLADSGVQELNLVAQDLTAYGHDLPGKPKLHELLKELVKVDVKWIRLHYAYPRVFPDELIDVIATEPKIAKYLDMPVQHASDKLLLSMKRGRNSEFLKKLLTKLRERVPNLVMRTSLIVGLPGETEEDFELLKEFVKEQRFQRLGVFQYSDEENTAAYDLPDKVPAKTIERRWREVMAIQKRINREQNKKLVGQKLTVLVEGPSEESEHLLVGRHEGQAPEIDGQVYINDGLAYPGEFVTVEVTEAHDYDLIARVVERPDPKQREHTPREAHPAPIPLKAMVRPPEPRPE, from the coding sequence ATGACCCTCGGCTGCCCGAAGAACCGGGTGGACTCCGAGGTGATGCTGGGCACGCTGCGCACGCGTGGCTATTCGCTCGTGCAGGAGGCCTCGCAGGCCGAGGTCATCGTGGTCAACACGTGCGCCTTCATCGGTCCTGCGAAGCAGGAGTCGGTGGACTCCATCCTGGAGATGGCGGAGCTGAAGAAGTCGGGCGCGTGCAAGACGCTCGTCGTCACCGGCTGCCTGTCCCAGCGCTACGGCCAGGAGCTGTCGCAGGAGATGCCGGAGGTGGACCACTTCCTGGGCACCAGCGCGTACGCCCAGATTGGCGACCTGCTGGCGGCGGAGGCCTCGCCGCGCCAGGTGATTCCGGATCCGGACTACATCCACAACGCGGAGACGCCGCGCATCAACTCGATGCCGAAGTACACGGCGTACCTGAAGATTTCAGAGGGATGCGACAACGCCTGCGCGTTCTGCATCATCCCCACGCTGCGCGGCGGCCAGCGCTCGCGCACGGTGCAGGACATCGTGGCGGAGGCGCGGAAGCTGGCGGACAGCGGCGTGCAGGAGCTGAACCTCGTCGCGCAGGACCTGACGGCGTACGGGCATGACCTGCCCGGCAAGCCGAAGCTCCACGAGCTGCTCAAGGAGCTGGTGAAGGTGGACGTGAAGTGGATCCGCCTGCACTACGCCTACCCGCGCGTGTTCCCGGACGAGCTCATCGACGTCATCGCGACCGAGCCGAAGATCGCCAAGTACCTGGACATGCCGGTGCAGCACGCCAGCGACAAGCTGCTGCTGTCCATGAAGCGCGGCCGCAACTCGGAGTTCCTCAAGAAGCTGCTCACGAAGCTGCGCGAGCGCGTGCCGAACCTGGTGATGCGCACCTCGCTCATCGTCGGCCTGCCGGGTGAGACGGAGGAGGACTTCGAGCTGCTGAAGGAGTTCGTGAAGGAGCAGCGCTTCCAGCGCCTGGGCGTGTTCCAGTACTCGGACGAGGAGAACACCGCCGCGTACGACCTGCCGGACAAGGTCCCGGCGAAGACCATCGAGCGCCGCTGGCGCGAGGTGATGGCCATCCAGAAGCGCATCAACCGCGAGCAGAACAAGAAGCTCGTGGGCCAGAAGCTCACCGTGCTGGTGGAGGGCCCCAGCGAGGAGTCCGAGCACCTGCTGGTGGGCCGCCACGAGGGACAGGCGCCGGAAATCGACGGGCAGGTCTACATCAACGATGGCCTGGCGTACCCGGGCGAGTTCGTCACCGTGGAGGTGACGGAGGCGCACGACTACGACCTCATCGCCCGCGTGGTGGAGCGTCCGGATCCGAAGCAGCGCGAGCACACCCCACGCGAGGCCCACCCCGCGCCCATCCCGCTGAAGGCGATGGTGCGTCCTCCGGAGCCTCGGCCGGAGTAG
- a CDS encoding YajQ family cyclic di-GMP-binding protein, translating into MPSFDVISKIDLAELDNAVNQTRKELSTRYDFQGVKAEIEIAPDHSALTLKTNSEEKLQAAKEVLLGKLAKRGISLRVLEFGDIEKTGLSNVKQPIKLQQGIPVEKSKELIKVLKESKIKVQGSIQADQLRVTGKNRDDLQEAMALFRKEQDRLSLDMQFTNFRD; encoded by the coding sequence ATGCCCTCCTTCGACGTCATCTCCAAAATCGATCTGGCTGAGCTCGACAACGCGGTCAATCAGACCCGCAAGGAGCTCAGCACCCGCTACGACTTCCAGGGCGTGAAGGCCGAAATCGAAATCGCCCCGGACCACTCCGCGCTCACGCTGAAGACCAACAGCGAGGAGAAGCTCCAGGCCGCCAAGGAGGTCCTGCTCGGCAAGCTGGCCAAGCGCGGCATCAGCCTGCGCGTCCTGGAGTTCGGCGACATCGAAAAGACGGGCCTGTCCAACGTCAAGCAGCCCATCAAGCTCCAGCAGGGCATCCCGGTGGAGAAGTCCAAGGAGCTGATCAAGGTCCTCAAGGAGTCGAAGATCAAGGTGCAGGGCTCCATCCAGGCGGATCAGCTCCGCGTCACGGGCAAGAACCGGGACGACCTGCAGGAGGCCATGGCGCTGTTCCGCAAGGAGCAGGACCGCCTCAGCCTGGACATGCAGTTCACCAACTTCCGCGACTAG
- a CDS encoding ribonuclease J yields MLHVIPLGGLGEIGLNAMVLACRGEMLLIDAGLMFPSSGMPGVDIIVPDFTHLQRNAAQLKGVLLTHGHEDHIGALPYLLGDMPVPIYGTRFTLALARQRLEELGVKADLREIDPRTPFPVGSVFSVEATRVTHTVPDAVGYIVRSPEGTVIHTGDFKLDPDPIDGLKTDLERWGEAGDEGVLCLLSDSTNSEHVDETGSERVVQTTFERLFHETKGRIVVAQFSSNLHRIRHLLDLCERTGRLVALQGRSMVRNVELARQMGYLDVPDSLFVHLDNVPKLAPHRVAVITTGAQGEPRAGLTQLANGDGPVRLEPGDTVIVSARPIPGNERSVGALLDQLHWRGARIVYAQVEPGVHVSGHASRPQQRRVLELIRPRNFIPVHGEVRHLHRHLTTAREAGMAPEGLLLAHDGDVVTFEEGRGRFTGSVPSGRLMMERSGDGVVTPETLVERNRLAETGVVAAAVVLRRDTQALVAGPQLSGQGLGPDEQGVLSRVAQDARAFFEELNPLLRGDDALVREELTKAVKRAFKQHTSRRTLVVPLVVRV; encoded by the coding sequence ATGCTCCACGTCATCCCTCTGGGCGGCCTTGGCGAAATCGGCCTCAACGCCATGGTGCTCGCCTGTCGTGGGGAGATGCTGCTCATCGACGCCGGCCTGATGTTCCCCTCGTCGGGAATGCCCGGCGTGGACATCATCGTCCCGGACTTCACGCACCTGCAGCGCAACGCGGCCCAGTTGAAGGGCGTGCTCCTCACGCACGGGCACGAGGACCACATCGGCGCGCTCCCCTACCTGCTGGGCGACATGCCCGTCCCCATCTACGGCACGCGCTTCACGCTCGCGCTCGCGCGTCAGCGCCTGGAGGAGCTGGGCGTGAAGGCGGACCTGCGCGAAATCGACCCGCGCACGCCCTTCCCCGTGGGCAGCGTCTTCAGCGTGGAGGCCACGCGCGTGACGCACACCGTGCCGGACGCGGTGGGCTACATCGTGCGCTCGCCCGAAGGCACCGTCATCCACACCGGCGACTTCAAGCTGGACCCCGACCCCATCGACGGGCTCAAGACGGACCTGGAGCGCTGGGGCGAGGCGGGCGACGAAGGCGTGCTGTGCCTGCTGTCGGACTCCACCAACTCCGAGCACGTGGACGAGACCGGCAGCGAGCGCGTGGTGCAGACCACCTTCGAGCGCCTCTTCCACGAGACGAAGGGCCGCATCGTCGTGGCCCAGTTCTCCTCCAACCTCCACCGCATCCGGCACCTGTTGGACCTGTGCGAGCGCACCGGCCGGCTCGTCGCGCTCCAGGGCCGCAGCATGGTGCGCAACGTGGAGCTGGCGCGGCAGATGGGCTACCTGGACGTGCCCGACTCGCTCTTCGTGCACCTGGACAACGTGCCCAAGCTCGCGCCCCACCGCGTGGCCGTGATCACCACCGGCGCCCAGGGCGAGCCGCGCGCGGGCCTCACCCAGTTGGCGAATGGGGACGGGCCCGTGCGCCTGGAGCCCGGCGACACCGTCATCGTCAGCGCCCGGCCCATCCCCGGCAACGAGCGCTCCGTGGGCGCACTGCTCGACCAGCTCCACTGGCGCGGCGCCCGCATCGTCTACGCGCAGGTGGAGCCCGGCGTGCACGTCTCCGGACACGCCAGCCGCCCCCAGCAGCGCCGCGTCCTGGAGTTGATCCGCCCCCGGAACTTCATCCCCGTGCATGGGGAAGTCCGGCACCTGCACCGACACCTGACCACCGCGCGCGAGGCCGGCATGGCGCCCGAAGGGCTGCTCCTGGCCCACGACGGGGACGTGGTGACGTTCGAGGAGGGGCGGGGCCGCTTCACTGGGAGCGTGCCTTCAGGGCGCCTCATGATGGAGCGCTCCGGGGACGGGGTGGTGACTCCGGAGACGCTGGTGGAGCGCAACCGGCTGGCGGAGACGGGGGTGGTGGCCGCGGCGGTGGTGCTCCGGCGCGACACCCAGGCGCTGGTGGCGGGGCCCCAGCTGTCCGGCCAGGGCCTCGGCCCGGACGAGCAGGGCGTGCTCTCCCGGGTGGCCCAGGACGCCCGGGCCTTCTTCGAGGAGCTCAACCCCCTGCTCCGGGGGGACGACGCCCTGGTGCGGGAGGAGCTCACGAAGGCGGTGAAGCGGGCCTTCAAGCAGCACACCTCCCGGCGGACCCTGGTGGTGCCCTTGGTCGTCCGGGTGTAG
- a CDS encoding BlaI/MecI/CopY family transcriptional regulator — MTKPPSSAEESKPLTPVELELMQLVWRLGEVSVADVLAALPPERKLAYTSVSTVLRILEQKGVVQSRKEGRGHLYSARLSREAYEAQSVRHLVATVFDGTPSSLVARLVEAVPLSPEEVEQIRKLLGRKGGRG; from the coding sequence GTGACGAAGCCGCCGTCATCCGCCGAGGAGTCCAAGCCGCTCACGCCCGTGGAGCTGGAGCTGATGCAGCTCGTATGGAGGCTGGGGGAGGTGAGCGTGGCGGACGTGCTCGCGGCGCTGCCGCCGGAGCGCAAGCTGGCCTACACGTCGGTGTCCACGGTGCTGCGCATCCTGGAGCAGAAGGGCGTGGTGCAGAGCCGCAAGGAGGGGCGGGGGCACCTGTACTCGGCGCGGCTGTCTCGTGAGGCCTACGAGGCCCAGAGCGTGCGCCACCTGGTGGCGACGGTGTTCGACGGGACGCCTTCGTCGCTCGTGGCGCGGCTGGTGGAGGCGGTGCCGCTGTCTCCGGAGGAGGTGGAGCAGATCCGCAAGCTCTTGGGCCGCAAGGGAGGCCGGGGATGA